From Piscinibacter gummiphilus:
GCGCGATGGTGGTGCGGGCCTACTGGCCCGGTGCCACCGCGCAGCAGGTGGCCGAGCAGGTGACCGACAAGCTCGAGAAGACGCTGCAGGAGGTGCCCTACGCCGACAAGATCCGCAGCTATTCCAAGCCTGGCGAGACGCTCATCATCTTCCAGCTGAAGGACTCGACGCCGCCCAAGGACGTGCAGCAGATCTGGTACACGGTGCGCAAGAAGGTCGGCGACATGCGCGGCACCTTGCCAGGCGGTGTGGCCGGGCCGTTCTTCAACGACGAGTTCGGCGATGTGTACGGCTCGATCTATGCGCTCTCGAGCGATGGGTTCAGCTACGACGAGCTCAAGGAGCACGCCGACCAGGTGCGCCAGCGCCTGCTGAAGGTGAAGGACGTCAACAAGGTCGAAGTCTTCGGCGCGCAAGACGAGAAGATCTTCATCGAGATCTCGCAGAAGCGCCTGGCGCAGCTCGGCATCGACTTCAACGCAGTGCTCGCGCAATTGGGCCAGCAGAACGCGGTGGAGTCGGCGGGCGTCATCAATGCGCCGACCGACTATGTGCAGGTGCGCGTGGGCGGGCAGTTCAACTCGGTCGAGCAGCTGAAGAACTTCGCGATCCGCGCCAATGGCGCCAGCCTGAAGCTCGGCGACATCGCCGAAGTCAAGCGGGCGTATGTGGACCCACCACAGGTGAAGGTGCGCCACCAGGGCAAGGAGGTGATCGCCCTCGGCATTTCGATGGCCAAGGGCGGCGACATCATCGAGATGGGCCAGTCGCTCAAGAAGGCGACCGACGCGATCCGCGACGACCTGCCGGCCGGCATCACGATGCACCAGTTCCAGAACCAGTCGACGGTGGTCGCGCGCTCGGTCAACGAGTTCGTCGGCGTGCTGATCGAGGCCGTGGTGATCGTGCTGGCGGTGAGTTTCGTGAGCCTGGGCCTGCACTTCAAGCCGCTGCGGCTCGACTGGCGGCCGGGCTTGGTGGTGGGCATCACCATTCCGCTCGTGCTGGCCATCACCTTCGTGACCATGTTCTATTGGGGCGTGGGCCTGCACAAGATCTCGCTCGGCTCGCTCATCATCGCGCTCGGCCTCCTGGTCGACGACGCGATCATTGCGGTCGAGATGATGGTGCGCAAGCTGGAAGAGGGCTACGACAAGGCGCGTGCGGCCACCTTCGCGTATGACGCGACGGCGATGCCGATGCTCACCGGCACGCTCATCACGGCGGTCGGCTTCCTGCCGATCGGCTTGGCGAAATCGACGGTCGGCGAATACACCTTCGCGATCTTCGCGGTGACGGCGGCGGCGCTCCTGATCTCGTGGTTTGTCTCTGTCTACTTCGTGCCGTACCTCGGCACGGTGCTGCTCAAGACCAAGCCGCATGCCGACAGCGACCAGCCGCACGAGCTCTTCGACACGCCGTTCTACACGCGCTTCCGTGCGCTCGTCGATTGGTGCGTCAAGCACCGCTGGATCACCATCGGCCTGACGGTGGGCACGCTGGTGCTTGGCGTTGTCGGCATGGGCAAGGTGCAGAACCAGTTCTTCCCCGATTCGAACCGGCTCGAACTGCTGGTCGACCTGTGGCTGCCCGAAGGTTCGTCGTACAGCGCCAACGAGGCGATCACCAAGAAGGTCGAAGCGCGCCTGATGAAGCTCGAAGGCGTCGACCACGTCACCACCTGGGTGGGCAGCGGCGTGCCGCGCTTCGCGCTCGTGCTCGACCAGATCTTCCCGCAGAGCAATGTGAGCCAGATCGTGCTGCTGCCCAAGGACCTGGCGGCGCGCGAGAAGCTGCGCCATCAGCTGCCCGAACTGCTGGCCACCGAGTTCCCCGAGGTGCGTGCCCGGCCCAAGCTCCTGCCCAACGGGCCGCCGGTGCCGTACCCGGTGCAGTTCCGCGTGGTCGGGCCGGACCCGGGCAAGGTGCGTGTCTATGCCGACGAGGTGAAGGCGATCATGCTGAAGAACCCCAACATGCGCGGCGTGAACGACAACTGGAATGAGTCGGTCAAGGTGCTGCGGCTGGAGGTCGACCAGGACAAGGCGCGGGCGCTGGGCGTGTCCAGCCAGGCCATTGCCCAGGCAGCGCGCACGCTCAACAGTGGTACGACTGTCGGCCAGTACCGTGACGGCGACAAGCTGATCGACATCGTGCTTCGCCAGCCGCTGGAAGAGCGCAAGGCGATCACCGACTTGGCGAACGCCTATGTGCCGACGACCATCGGCCGCAGCATCCCGCTGAGCCAGGTTGCCAAGGCGAACTTCGTCTGGGAGCCGGGCGTGCTGTGGCGCGAGAACCGCGACTACGCGGCCACGGTGCAGGGTGACATCGTCGAGGGCCTGCAAGGGGCGACGGTGACGGCGCAACTCGATCCGCTCTTCGCCCCCATCCGCGCCAAGATGCCCGCCGGCTACCGCGTGGAAGTGGCCGGCGCGGTGGAGGAGAGCAGCAAAGGGCAGGGCTCGATCGCGGTCGGCGCACCGCTGATGCTTTTCATCATGTTCACGCTGCTGATGCTGCAGCTGCAGAGCTTCAGCCGCGCGATGCTGGTGTTCCTGACCGGGCCACTGGGCATCGCCGGCGTGGCGGCAGCGTTGCTGCTGCTGAACCGGCCGTTCGGCTTCGTGGCGCTCTTGGGCGTGATCGCGTTGATGGGCATGATCATGCGCAACTCGGTGATCTTGATCGACCAGATCGAGCAGGACCGCGAGCGGGGCGTGCCGACCTGGAATGCGGTGGTCGAAGCCTCGGTGCGGCGTTTCCGCCCGATCATCCTGACGGCCGCGGCGGCGGTGCTCGCGATGATCCCGCTGTCGCGCAGCGTGTTCTGGGGCCCGATGGCGGTGGCCATCATGGGTGGACTGATCGTCGCAACGGCACTCACGCTGCTGGCTTTGCCAGCGATGTATGCGGCCTGGTTCCGGGTGAAGTCTGCCGATCAGGAACTGCAAGGGTCCGGCAAGCTCGCCACAAGCGGCTAAAATCCGCGGCTCCCCGAATTCGGCCGGAACAGTGCTGGGGTCGCTTAGGCGACCCCGATGCACTTTTCAGGCACCCGCGCGGGTGGCGAAATTGGTAGACGCACCAGGTTTAGGTCCTGACGCCAGCAATGGTGTGCGGGTTCGAGTCCCGCCCCGCGCACCAGCCTTATCCAAACCAGAGAGTCCGTACACATCATGGCTGTCACTGTTGAAACCCTCGAAAAGCTCGAACGCCGCATCACATTGACGCTGCCGGCCGACACCATCAACAACGAGGTGCAGTCGCGCCTGAAGCGTCTCGCACGCACGGTCAAGGCGGATGGCTTTCGCCCGGGCAAGGTGCCGATGAGCGTCGTGACCCAGCGTTATGGCTATTCCGTTCACTACGAGGTGATGAACGACAAGGTTGGCCAGGCTTTCGAGCAGGCCACCAACGAAGCCAAGCTGCGTGTGGCCGGCCAGCCCCGCATCACCGAGAAGGAAAACGCACCCGAAGGCCAGGTCGCATTCGACGCCACGTTTGAGGTCTACCCGGAAGTGAAGCTGGGTGATATTTCGACCGCCGAAGTCGAGCGCATCAGCGCCGAAGTGACCGACGCCGCGATCGACAAGACCCTCGACATCCTACGCAAGCAGCGCCGCACTTTCGCCCAGCGCGCCCAGGGCGACGCCGCGGGTGAAGGCGACCGCGTGACGATCGACTTCGAAGGCAAGATCGACGGCGTGCCCTTTGACGGCGGCAAGGCCGAAGGCTTCCAGTTCATCATCGGCGAAGGCCAGATGCTGGAGCAGTTCGAGAAGGCCGTGCGCGGCATGAAGGCCGGCGAATCGAAGACCTTCCCGCTGCAGTTCCCCGAGGACTACCAGGGCAAGGACGTGGCCGGCAAGGAAGCCGACTTCCTCGTCACGCTGAGCAAGATCGAAGCGCAGAACCTGCCCGAGGTGAACGAAGCCCTGGCCAAGAGCCTGGGCATCCCCGATGGCACCGTCGAGTCGCTGCGTGCCGACATCAAGAAGAACCTCGAGCGCGAAGTGAAGTTCCGGGTGCTGGCCCGCAACAAGGCCGCCGTGATGGACGCCGTGGCCAAGACCGCCGAACTCGACCTGCCGACGGCGCTGGTGGCCAACGAGACTGCCCGCATGATCGAGTCGGCCC
This genomic window contains:
- the tig gene encoding trigger factor, producing MAVTVETLEKLERRITLTLPADTINNEVQSRLKRLARTVKADGFRPGKVPMSVVTQRYGYSVHYEVMNDKVGQAFEQATNEAKLRVAGQPRITEKENAPEGQVAFDATFEVYPEVKLGDISTAEVERISAEVTDAAIDKTLDILRKQRRTFAQRAQGDAAGEGDRVTIDFEGKIDGVPFDGGKAEGFQFIIGEGQMLEQFEKAVRGMKAGESKTFPLQFPEDYQGKDVAGKEADFLVTLSKIEAQNLPEVNEALAKSLGIPDGTVESLRADIKKNLEREVKFRVLARNKAAVMDAVAKTAELDLPTALVANETARMIESARADLKKRGIKDADKAPIPEEIFKPQAERRVRLGLVVAELVRANNLQAKPEQLQAHIEEMAQSYEKPAEVVRWYLSDRERMAEVEGVVIENNVTEFVLGKAKVTDKAVPFDELMAG
- a CDS encoding efflux RND transporter permease subunit, whose protein sequence is MSDASGAVRAARFNISKWALEHPALTRYLLVVLMVLGLTAYFQLGQDEDPPFTFRAMVVRAYWPGATAQQVAEQVTDKLEKTLQEVPYADKIRSYSKPGETLIIFQLKDSTPPKDVQQIWYTVRKKVGDMRGTLPGGVAGPFFNDEFGDVYGSIYALSSDGFSYDELKEHADQVRQRLLKVKDVNKVEVFGAQDEKIFIEISQKRLAQLGIDFNAVLAQLGQQNAVESAGVINAPTDYVQVRVGGQFNSVEQLKNFAIRANGASLKLGDIAEVKRAYVDPPQVKVRHQGKEVIALGISMAKGGDIIEMGQSLKKATDAIRDDLPAGITMHQFQNQSTVVARSVNEFVGVLIEAVVIVLAVSFVSLGLHFKPLRLDWRPGLVVGITIPLVLAITFVTMFYWGVGLHKISLGSLIIALGLLVDDAIIAVEMMVRKLEEGYDKARAATFAYDATAMPMLTGTLITAVGFLPIGLAKSTVGEYTFAIFAVTAAALLISWFVSVYFVPYLGTVLLKTKPHADSDQPHELFDTPFYTRFRALVDWCVKHRWITIGLTVGTLVLGVVGMGKVQNQFFPDSNRLELLVDLWLPEGSSYSANEAITKKVEARLMKLEGVDHVTTWVGSGVPRFALVLDQIFPQSNVSQIVLLPKDLAAREKLRHQLPELLATEFPEVRARPKLLPNGPPVPYPVQFRVVGPDPGKVRVYADEVKAIMLKNPNMRGVNDNWNESVKVLRLEVDQDKARALGVSSQAIAQAARTLNSGTTVGQYRDGDKLIDIVLRQPLEERKAITDLANAYVPTTIGRSIPLSQVAKANFVWEPGVLWRENRDYAATVQGDIVEGLQGATVTAQLDPLFAPIRAKMPAGYRVEVAGAVEESSKGQGSIAVGAPLMLFIMFTLLMLQLQSFSRAMLVFLTGPLGIAGVAAALLLLNRPFGFVALLGVIALMGMIMRNSVILIDQIEQDRERGVPTWNAVVEASVRRFRPIILTAAAAVLAMIPLSRSVFWGPMAVAIMGGLIVATALTLLALPAMYAAWFRVKSADQELQGSGKLATSG